From one Streptomyces sp. CA-210063 genomic stretch:
- a CDS encoding GMC oxidoreductase produces MGAALFRRMRELFETEPIADRITTETLPGPAVREDQQIIDAGLDHGRCGYHVVGTCAMGPAEDDVVDAELRVRGVAGLRVVDCSVMPTMVSGNLNAPIMAMAWRAADLVLGTA; encoded by the coding sequence GTGGGCGCCGCCCTCTTCCGCCGTATGCGGGAGCTCTTCGAGACTGAGCCGATCGCCGACCGGATCACGACCGAGACATTGCCGGGCCCCGCGGTCCGCGAGGACCAGCAGATCATCGACGCCGGCCTCGACCACGGGCGCTGCGGCTACCACGTCGTCGGCACCTGCGCCATGGGCCCGGCCGAGGACGACGTCGTCGACGCCGAGCTGCGGGTGCGCGGTGTCGCAGGCCTGCGGGTGGTCGACTGCTCGGTCATGCCGACCATGGTGTCCGGCAACCTGAACGCACCGATCATGGCCATGGCCTGGCGGGCGGCCGACCTCGTCCTCGGCACCGCCTGA
- a CDS encoding crotonase/enoyl-CoA hydratase family protein: MPEQEYETVRAEVAERILTVTLNRPEKLNAFTPQMMQDLLDVLDAADADDEVRVIVVTGAGRGFCAGADVSSGGSSFDHRKAGAWHRDTGGRVALRIFSSTKPVIAAVNGPAAGVGASMTLPMDIRLASTSAKFGFVFARRGIVPESAASWFLPRAVGMQRAMEWVSTGRVFGPDEALAAGLVRSVHPPEELLPAAYALAREIAENTSAISVALSRQMMWRMLGEPHPMTAHRLDSRIMSQIGGGPDPVEGVQSFLAKRPPEFPGRVSKDMPPVYPWWHEGEFRPFGEPSGQVER, translated from the coding sequence ATGCCGGAGCAGGAGTACGAGACCGTGCGGGCCGAGGTGGCGGAACGGATCCTCACCGTCACACTGAACCGGCCCGAGAAGCTCAACGCCTTCACCCCTCAGATGATGCAGGACCTGCTGGACGTCCTGGACGCGGCCGATGCCGACGACGAGGTACGGGTGATCGTCGTGACCGGCGCCGGACGCGGCTTCTGCGCGGGCGCGGACGTCAGCTCCGGCGGCTCGTCCTTCGACCACCGCAAGGCGGGCGCGTGGCACAGGGACACCGGCGGCCGGGTCGCGCTCAGGATCTTCTCCAGCACCAAGCCGGTCATCGCGGCGGTCAACGGCCCGGCGGCGGGCGTCGGGGCCAGCATGACCCTGCCCATGGACATCAGGCTGGCGTCGACCTCGGCCAAGTTCGGCTTCGTCTTCGCGCGGCGCGGGATCGTGCCGGAGTCGGCGGCGAGCTGGTTCCTGCCGCGGGCCGTGGGCATGCAGCGGGCCATGGAATGGGTGTCCACCGGCCGCGTCTTCGGCCCCGACGAGGCACTGGCGGCCGGGCTGGTCCGCTCCGTCCACCCGCCTGAGGAGCTGCTGCCGGCGGCGTACGCACTCGCCCGCGAGATCGCCGAGAACACCTCGGCGATCTCCGTCGCCCTGTCACGCCAGATGATGTGGCGCATGCTCGGCGAACCCCACCCGATGACCGCGCACCGCCTCGACTCCCGCATCATGAGCCAGATCGGCGGCGGCCCGGACCCCGTGGAGGGCGTCCAGTCGTTCCTCGCCAAACGGCCGCCCGAGTTCCCGGGCCGGGTCAGCAAGGACATGCCGCCCGTCTACCCCTGGTGGCATGAGGGGGAGTTCCGTCCCTTCGGGGAGCCGTCGGGGCAGGTGGAGCGATGA